The proteins below come from a single Rhodohalobacter sp. SW132 genomic window:
- a CDS encoding flagellar biosynthetic protein FliO gives MDIKNYLSSSSTDPKQILKIVLIFAAVLLVLWLIMVSRMDFRGDMEGPGQAVHTQSDSLRPAITQNEGRPQRTESERPSIFFNAFTTFVILIGMLALVWFWSRTNGSGKSTKQSGFNEIGGHPLGQGAQLKIVEINNEIWVMGITGSSVNLLHRYSRDEWTEKVEQEEPREESTFYKLFKGEKK, from the coding sequence ATGGATATAAAAAACTATCTGTCGTCCTCATCGACAGATCCCAAACAGATTCTCAAAATTGTACTCATTTTTGCCGCCGTATTACTCGTACTGTGGCTGATCATGGTCTCCCGGATGGATTTCCGCGGGGATATGGAAGGTCCCGGACAAGCGGTGCATACCCAGTCCGACTCACTTCGGCCCGCAATTACACAAAATGAAGGCCGGCCTCAGCGAACCGAATCCGAGCGCCCGAGCATCTTTTTTAACGCCTTCACAACATTCGTAATTCTCATCGGGATGCTTGCGCTGGTCTGGTTCTGGTCGAGAACAAACGGATCAGGGAAATCGACAAAACAATCCGGTTTTAATGAAATCGGCGGACATCCGCTTGGGCAGGGGGCCCAGCTTAAAATTGTAGAGATTAATAACGAAATCTGGGTGATGGGAATTACCGGAAGCTCCGTTAACCTGCTTCATCGATACAGCAGGGATGAGTGGACCGAAAAAGTAGAACAGGAAGAGCCCCGCGAAGAATCCACTTTTTACAAGTTATTTAAAGGAGAGAAAAAGTGA
- a CDS encoding sigma-70 family RNA polymerase sigma factor, whose product MSNLSLQEIVDSFCKHPAPGLRNSIISKSMPLIRSIIGKINRPDQPLTQREDLESAGISGLIQALDTYDCSKNIQFNTFAYYRIRGSVIDYLRKIDQLPRKQRKNYGQVQEVIQRKSQELGRMPSEDEVASALDMSLDEYHQLLTYVQQRNALSLDNTFDEDSGTYYEIHADPDSVTPDHNMERKEVAESLKKKIGQLDERDRLILTLYYYEDMTMSEIALLLELSEARISQIVGKLLIQLKQDLMHEEVFQSI is encoded by the coding sequence ATGAGTAACTTATCGCTACAGGAAATCGTTGATTCATTTTGCAAGCATCCGGCACCGGGGCTTCGAAATTCAATCATCAGTAAATCGATGCCGCTGATTCGCAGCATCATCGGAAAAATTAACCGTCCCGATCAGCCGCTGACACAGCGCGAAGATCTGGAAAGTGCGGGGATCAGCGGATTGATCCAGGCACTCGACACGTACGACTGCTCGAAAAATATCCAGTTTAACACGTTCGCCTACTACAGAATCCGTGGCAGTGTGATCGATTACCTGCGAAAAATTGACCAGCTTCCGCGTAAACAGCGTAAGAATTATGGTCAGGTTCAGGAGGTAATCCAGAGAAAATCGCAGGAGCTTGGCCGTATGCCAAGTGAGGATGAAGTGGCCAGTGCACTCGATATGTCTCTGGATGAGTATCATCAGCTTCTGACGTATGTTCAGCAGCGAAATGCACTTTCACTGGACAACACTTTTGATGAAGATTCCGGCACCTATTATGAAATCCATGCTGATCCGGATAGTGTAACGCCCGATCACAATATGGAGCGTAAAGAAGTTGCCGAAAGCCTGAAGAAAAAAATCGGGCAGCTTGATGAGCGCGACCGTCTGATCTTAACACTCTATTATTATGAAGATATGACCATGAGTGAAATTGCGCTATTGCTTGAACTTTCAGAAGCGCGGATCTCACAAATCGTCGGTAAGCTCCTTATTCAGCTTAAGCAGGATCTTATGCACGAGGAGGTGTTCCAAAGCATCTAA
- a CDS encoding flagellar hook-basal body protein, giving the protein MIDRFQAQMQAMQMLTRAQDNTADNLANINTPGYKGSKMFHRLITEQVDGRQVTKPVPMQQINLQQGVLEPTGNAFDFGIDGSGFFAVQEDGQTFLTRDGRFHIDSDGYLRNSQGANVIGSGGAVHIPEYFQAIGRDDGGAKLEVAKDGTIRLNDEVYDKLRIVDVNDPSNLERKGGNYFSAPPNSLVEVSGNSNVMQGFYEKGNVEPLSEMVDMMKNSQMFEAQQRAMRTTDETLAQATTTLGRF; this is encoded by the coding sequence ATGATCGACAGATTTCAGGCTCAGATGCAGGCTATGCAGATGCTCACAAGAGCACAGGATAACACTGCGGATAACCTTGCCAACATCAATACACCCGGATATAAAGGGAGTAAGATGTTTCACCGGCTCATCACCGAACAGGTAGATGGCCGTCAGGTTACAAAACCCGTGCCTATGCAGCAGATTAACCTGCAGCAGGGCGTTCTCGAGCCAACAGGAAATGCGTTCGATTTTGGAATTGATGGCAGCGGCTTTTTTGCCGTCCAGGAAGACGGACAAACCTTTCTGACCCGTGACGGGCGATTCCATATTGATTCAGACGGCTACCTGAGAAACAGCCAGGGAGCAAATGTAATCGGTTCGGGAGGAGCAGTCCATATTCCGGAATATTTCCAGGCGATCGGCCGTGATGATGGCGGCGCAAAGCTGGAAGTAGCGAAAGACGGCACCATTCGTCTGAACGACGAAGTGTATGACAAACTCAGAATTGTGGATGTAAACGATCCGTCTAATCTGGAGCGTAAGGGTGGCAACTACTTTTCAGCTCCGCCAAATTCTCTTGTAGAAGTATCGGGAAACAGCAACGTCATGCAGGGTTTTTACGAGAAAGGGAATGTGGAGCCGCTGAGCGAAATGGTTGACATGATGAAAAATTCACAAATGTTCGAAGCCCAGCAGCGCGCCATGCGAACCACAGACGAAACACTTGCACAGGCGACAACCACACTCGGAAGATTTTAA
- the fliR gene encoding flagellar biosynthetic protein FliR, giving the protein MEILSVDYILASFLIFVRVSSLMLTAPYFSSAAFPAQVKIFFALITSVLLYPVVPAQNVLIDTDSGALFLLTAIIIEILVGAALGLVGQIIFAGLELAGRLISLKIALGFASMVDTMTQQQSTIVSNLFNMLAVLVFLSIDGEKIYLNALVHSFELVPLQQAEIQLAGPFMLELATYLFVIGVQITAPFLIVLFLIDLSLAIFARIMPQANIMFIALPIKIGTGFILLYLVAPYLPVAFEMMFTRMFDFLEEFVGLMMPMP; this is encoded by the coding sequence ATGGAAATCTTATCTGTAGATTACATACTGGCTTCCTTCCTTATTTTTGTGAGGGTCAGCAGCCTGATGCTTACCGCTCCGTACTTCAGCTCAGCTGCATTTCCCGCCCAGGTTAAAATCTTCTTTGCCCTGATCACCAGTGTTCTGCTCTACCCGGTAGTTCCGGCCCAGAACGTTCTGATCGATACCGATTCCGGCGCGCTTTTCCTGCTCACGGCCATTATTATCGAAATTCTTGTTGGTGCGGCACTGGGACTCGTGGGGCAGATTATTTTTGCCGGTCTTGAACTTGCCGGGCGCCTGATAAGTCTTAAAATCGCGCTCGGTTTTGCCAGTATGGTCGACACCATGACCCAGCAGCAGAGCACGATTGTCAGTAATCTCTTCAACATGCTGGCCGTACTGGTTTTCCTCTCAATTGACGGAGAAAAAATTTATCTGAATGCGCTTGTGCACAGTTTTGAACTCGTGCCGCTTCAGCAGGCGGAGATTCAGCTTGCCGGTCCGTTCATGCTTGAACTTGCCACGTACTTGTTTGTGATTGGCGTTCAGATCACGGCGCCCTTTCTGATTGTTCTTTTTCTGATTGACCTCTCACTCGCAATTTTTGCCCGCATCATGCCGCAGGCCAATATTATGTTTATCGCGCTGCCGATTAAAATCGGGACCGGGTTTATCCTGCTCTATCTCGTAGCACCTTATCTGCCGGTAGCGTTCGAAATGATGTTCACCCGAATGTTCGATTTCCTGGAAGAGTTTGTCGGTTTGATGATGCCGATGCCTTAA
- the fliQ gene encoding flagellar biosynthesis protein FliQ produces MNIDTGIYWLQEMLMAVVVLSAPVLTGALVVGLTIAIFQAATSIQEMTLSYVPKMIVVVIILFFLFGFMLQFAIDFMQRIFDFVPQIAN; encoded by the coding sequence ATGAATATTGATACCGGAATTTACTGGCTTCAGGAGATGCTGATGGCCGTTGTTGTGCTCTCTGCCCCGGTTTTAACGGGTGCGCTTGTGGTAGGGTTGACAATCGCCATCTTCCAGGCAGCAACATCAATCCAGGAGATGACGCTTAGTTACGTACCAAAAATGATCGTGGTAGTAATTATCCTGTTCTTTTTGTTCGGTTTTATGCTTCAGTTTGCGATCGATTTTATGCAGCGCATTTTCGACTTCGTACCCCAGATCGCAAATTAA
- a CDS encoding GNAT family N-acetyltransferase, whose protein sequence is METPNIVPFDAGRHGNAFCDLNMSWLEDFGCSDEDINVLKYPVEQIIEKGGAILAAELDGTPVGVVALKPLNDDLELTKMAVQESARGNGIGTKLMNAAIQKALEMNAGRMVLFTDPLKLRPAFLLYRRFGFTETPFYKSRDCRCSTAMEKYLKTDFITKERNVWIEEYGAAPELLKNLLSTIKTEELHYRPDEKSWSVHQQIAHLADSEANNYVRLRRFVAEPGKHVFDWDQDVWTDKILGDYRPWEEAIELFSHLRIANYRLLTALEPDQFSNTIIHEINGELTLTEWLLYYKNHTHYHSIQRNRSQFQNRKNR, encoded by the coding sequence ATGGAAACACCCAACATTGTACCGTTTGATGCCGGCCGGCACGGAAATGCTTTCTGCGATTTAAATATGTCTTGGCTGGAAGATTTTGGCTGCAGTGATGAAGATATCAACGTTCTGAAATACCCTGTTGAACAGATCATTGAGAAGGGCGGGGCGATTCTGGCGGCAGAACTGGACGGCACTCCGGTTGGAGTTGTAGCCCTGAAACCGCTGAACGATGATCTTGAGCTGACTAAAATGGCGGTGCAGGAATCTGCCAGGGGAAACGGAATCGGGACAAAACTGATGAACGCCGCTATCCAAAAAGCCCTGGAAATGAATGCCGGCCGGATGGTGCTTTTTACCGATCCGCTGAAACTTCGCCCTGCATTTCTGTTGTACCGCAGGTTTGGATTCACCGAAACGCCATTTTACAAAAGCCGGGACTGCAGGTGTTCCACCGCAATGGAAAAATATTTGAAAACAGATTTTATAACAAAGGAACGGAACGTCTGGATTGAAGAGTATGGTGCCGCTCCTGAACTTCTTAAAAATCTGCTGAGCACCATTAAAACGGAGGAACTCCATTATCGCCCGGATGAAAAAAGCTGGTCTGTTCATCAGCAAATTGCTCACCTCGCCGACAGCGAAGCGAATAATTATGTGCGGCTGAGGCGATTTGTTGCTGAGCCCGGAAAGCATGTGTTTGATTGGGATCAGGATGTATGGACCGATAAAATCCTGGGTGATTACCGTCCATGGGAAGAAGCAATCGAACTTTTTTCACATTTGAGAATCGCAAACTACCGGCTGCTGACAGCACTTGAGCCGGATCAGTTTAGCAATACAATCATCCACGAAATAAATGGAGAATTAACACTGACCGAATGGCTGCTCTATTATAAAAATCATACACACTATCATTCCATACAGCGAAACCGATCTCAATTTCAAAACAGGAAAAACAGATGA
- the fliP gene encoding flagellar type III secretion system pore protein FliP (The bacterial flagellar biogenesis protein FliP forms a type III secretion system (T3SS)-type pore required for flagellar assembly.), producing the protein MKFITLILKSRFSKAFMLMGLLFAAFPAGAYAMSMAGAVSPTFSVNFPVILQALPQIDLSIGGEAEDFSLAIQALILITVLSFGPAFITMMTCFTRIIVVFFFLRMGLGTQQSPPNQVLIGLALFLTIFIMMPTFNQVNELAIQPYINEEMTQAEALVQAAVPLKEFMVAQTRNQDLLFFMDMVEIETVDSIEDLPLFVVVPSFVMSELRIAFQIGFMIYLPFMVIDLVVASILLAMGIIFLPPVLVSLPFKILVFVLTDGWYLLVQSMVRSFN; encoded by the coding sequence GTGAAGTTTATCACGCTGATATTAAAATCCAGATTTTCAAAAGCGTTTATGCTGATGGGATTGCTATTCGCCGCTTTTCCGGCCGGTGCGTATGCAATGTCGATGGCGGGCGCGGTTTCACCAACGTTTTCGGTGAATTTTCCGGTGATATTGCAGGCGCTGCCGCAGATCGATCTTTCTATCGGCGGAGAAGCAGAAGATTTCTCCCTGGCCATCCAGGCTCTGATTCTCATTACCGTACTATCCTTCGGCCCCGCGTTCATCACCATGATGACCTGCTTTACACGTATCATCGTGGTATTCTTTTTCCTGCGGATGGGGCTTGGAACGCAGCAATCGCCGCCAAACCAGGTACTGATCGGCCTTGCGCTGTTTCTTACGATTTTTATTATGATGCCGACATTTAACCAGGTGAACGAACTGGCCATCCAGCCGTACATCAACGAAGAGATGACCCAGGCGGAAGCACTGGTCCAGGCCGCTGTGCCACTGAAGGAGTTTATGGTTGCACAGACCCGCAACCAGGATCTGCTCTTTTTTATGGATATGGTTGAAATAGAAACTGTGGATAGCATCGAGGATCTGCCCCTTTTTGTGGTCGTGCCCTCTTTTGTGATGAGTGAGCTTAGGATCGCATTCCAGATCGGGTTTATGATCTACCTGCCGTTTATGGTGATAGATCTCGTGGTGGCTTCAATTCTTCTGGCGATGGGAATTATCTTCCTGCCACCGGTTCTGGTGTCGCTGCCGTTTAAAATCCTTGTCTTTGTGTTGACCGACGGCTGGTACCTGCTGGTACAGTCGATGGTAAGAAGTTTTAATTAG
- a CDS encoding OsmC family protein, whose amino-acid sequence MKQHAYRANIVWTGNLGNGTSGYRAYSRDHLVEVEGKPDLNGSADPQFRGDPEKHNPEDLFLASLSACHMLWYLHLCSVHDIIVTEYRDEAMGKMEEQPDGSGKFVNVTLHPEVKIQSAEKQQKAIELHKEAGKKCFIANSCAFPVEYQPVVEVETGNL is encoded by the coding sequence ATGAAACAGCATGCATACCGGGCAAACATTGTCTGGACCGGAAATCTTGGAAATGGAACTTCGGGTTACAGGGCCTACAGCCGCGATCACCTGGTAGAAGTGGAGGGAAAACCGGATTTGAATGGAAGTGCTGATCCGCAGTTTCGGGGTGATCCGGAAAAGCATAACCCGGAAGATCTCTTCCTGGCTTCACTTTCAGCGTGCCATATGTTATGGTATCTGCATCTTTGTTCGGTACATGACATTATCGTGACGGAGTATCGGGATGAGGCCATGGGAAAAATGGAGGAGCAGCCGGATGGCAGCGGAAAGTTTGTGAATGTAACGCTTCATCCAGAAGTGAAAATACAGTCGGCCGAAAAGCAGCAGAAAGCTATTGAGCTGCATAAAGAGGCCGGTAAAAAATGTTTTATTGCCAACTCCTGTGCTTTCCCGGTAGAATATCAGCCGGTTGTTGAAGTCGAGACGGGGAATTTGTAG
- the fliN gene encoding flagellar motor switch protein FliN, whose protein sequence is MENWKEEFQKYLPDVEKFLTSVLLEETHIEIVSSEVLEKQSVLDTAQKTDIFLFTRDQENNADCLIVLEEEWYGLLSSIMLGVEEKKNNEITRDLLKKFSSELSATLIKRIEQNGQKAEPGEMQVLTHPQVEKLLAHTEYFFAKMEIEGVADENVRAAFLVGNPEAIEAEEEPEAEEEAPKQEESAKADKKAPAEKPDPLEKDFSPVEAKEMEEIGSMEDVISGSHIEFEDFDESSNGNGHHNGDSRSMDLLKDVEMDVSVELGRIELPLGKVLQLAKGSVIELEKLAGEPVDILVNGHCIAQGEVVVIDEHFGVRIANLVTTRQRIAKLQ, encoded by the coding sequence ATGGAAAACTGGAAAGAAGAATTTCAGAAATATTTGCCGGACGTTGAGAAATTTTTGACGTCTGTGCTTCTTGAAGAGACACACATTGAGATCGTATCCTCCGAAGTGCTGGAGAAACAATCGGTACTCGATACCGCACAAAAAACCGATATTTTCCTGTTTACCCGAGACCAGGAAAATAATGCAGACTGCCTGATTGTACTCGAAGAGGAGTGGTACGGACTGCTTTCCAGTATTATGCTTGGTGTTGAGGAGAAAAAAAACAACGAGATTACCCGGGACCTGCTGAAAAAATTCTCATCGGAATTGTCGGCAACTCTTATCAAGAGAATTGAACAGAACGGGCAGAAAGCTGAGCCCGGGGAGATGCAGGTACTCACACATCCACAAGTTGAAAAACTGCTGGCCCACACCGAGTATTTCTTCGCTAAAATGGAGATTGAAGGTGTTGCCGATGAAAATGTGCGGGCCGCTTTCCTGGTTGGAAATCCGGAAGCTATCGAGGCAGAAGAAGAGCCGGAGGCGGAAGAAGAGGCTCCAAAACAGGAAGAATCCGCCAAAGCCGATAAAAAAGCTCCTGCAGAAAAACCGGATCCTTTAGAAAAAGATTTTTCTCCCGTAGAAGCCAAAGAGATGGAGGAGATAGGCTCCATGGAAGATGTGATTTCCGGAAGCCATATTGAGTTCGAAGATTTTGATGAATCATCCAACGGAAATGGCCACCATAATGGCGACAGCCGAAGTATGGATCTCCTGAAAGATGTGGAGATGGATGTGTCTGTGGAATTGGGCCGTATCGAACTGCCGCTCGGTAAAGTTCTGCAGCTTGCAAAAGGATCGGTAATTGAGCTTGAAAAACTGGCCGGTGAACCGGTGGATATTCTCGTGAACGGTCACTGCATAGCCCAGGGCGAAGTGGTGGTGATCGATGAACATTTTGGAGTTCGAATTGCAAACCTGGTGACCACACGACAGCGAATAGCCAAATTACAATAA
- a CDS encoding P-loop NTPase, whose product MNNQTEGPFVLSVISGKGGVGKSMTSVNLSEMLTLIGFSVALIDADIGLSNCATLLNEQVHGSVAGWIRGENGLEDLPQDAGGITLITGSDDPAHHTFDPDLMVDALDQIVSHLSADYDFIIIDTPAGAGEMTLWALDRAHVGTIILVDEPTAISDIYRLCKYVYSIDPGFNFAAVVNFADDEESAESTCKRFNHILDYFLKKQVNYLGFIPASIAVKNSVKDQQTLLQSNPGDPILDELRFIAENVAGMAGKVPQRAEKPVL is encoded by the coding sequence ATGAATAACCAAACAGAAGGACCATTTGTACTGTCTGTGATCAGCGGCAAAGGCGGCGTTGGCAAAAGCATGACCAGTGTAAACCTTTCGGAGATGTTAACCCTAATCGGTTTTAGTGTGGCGCTGATTGATGCCGATATCGGCCTTTCCAACTGCGCCACTCTGCTGAATGAGCAGGTGCACGGAAGTGTGGCCGGCTGGATCCGCGGAGAGAACGGACTGGAAGATCTGCCGCAGGATGCCGGCGGAATTACACTGATCACCGGTTCTGATGATCCCGCGCACCATACATTTGATCCCGACCTGATGGTAGATGCACTCGACCAGATTGTGAGCCATCTCTCGGCAGATTACGACTTTATTATTATCGACACACCGGCGGGAGCGGGAGAAATGACTCTCTGGGCGCTCGACCGTGCCCATGTTGGCACCATAATTCTTGTGGATGAGCCTACCGCCATTTCCGATATCTATCGCCTCTGCAAATATGTGTACTCCATCGACCCGGGGTTCAACTTTGCCGCGGTGGTCAATTTTGCTGATGACGAGGAATCAGCCGAAAGCACCTGCAAGCGATTCAACCATATTCTCGATTACTTTTTGAAAAAGCAGGTGAATTACCTGGGCTTTATCCCTGCAAGCATTGCGGTAAAAAATTCAGTGAAAGATCAGCAGACGCTGCTGCAGTCGAACCCAGGCGACCCGATACTCGATGAACTGCGCTTTATCGCAGAAAATGTAGCCGGCATGGCAGGTAAAGTGCCGCAGCGCGCAGAGAAACCAGTTTTATAA
- the flhA gene encoding flagellar biosynthesis protein FlhA: protein MAGTGKGFSFDTMKGMFFQTDVLISSSIIMILMIMIVPFPASLMDFFLALSISLSLIVLLVAFYTLKPLQFAVFPGMLLILTLFRLSLNVGTTRLILSEGYAGSVIESFGGFIVRGNFIIGIIMFSVLVIINFVVITKGATRIAEVAARFTLDAMPGKQMSIDADLSAGLITDQEAKQRREEISREADFYGAMDGASKFVRGDVIAGLLITFINIIGGLIIGTAQQGMGLAEAAELYTLLTIGDGLVSQIPALLISTAAGIIVSRAASEGNLSEEMTGQVLGNPKTVMIGAVFIFLIGALPGLPLIPFWTIGFIFVLIAYTKHKTETIEQIESDEQQIKQLKGDAEAEDKVEDYLLLDTLELEIGYSLIPMVEKEQGGDLLERMTSLRKQLAAELGIIIPSIRIRDNVQLDANHYVIKMRGIVQGEGELLPGYHLTLLPADFKPDIQGIETKDPTFGMDAIWISGKNKSQAEKYGLSVIEAGAVITTHLMEVLKKNAHKLVDRQMVQRLIDNIKENHPALVEELIPDGLKIGDIQKVLKRLLRERVPVKDLVTILETLADHCQKTNNTDVLNEYCRAALAETITRQFATDSNEVVVVMVDSNLESHLIGQAQQGSLNSNTLGLTPDMVELLYQNASKVFDSMIRQGYDPVLLTSPVLRFTLFEFLAPILPELNVLSYNDISSDVQFKTFDRIKIQQAEIEQPTPA from the coding sequence ATGGCAGGTACAGGTAAAGGATTTAGTTTTGACACAATGAAGGGGATGTTTTTTCAGACGGATGTTCTGATTTCCTCAAGCATCATCATGATTCTGATGATCATGATTGTCCCCTTCCCGGCATCGCTGATGGACTTTTTCCTGGCACTGAGTATATCGCTCTCGCTGATTGTCCTCCTCGTTGCCTTCTACACGCTGAAACCGCTCCAGTTTGCCGTATTCCCCGGTATGCTGCTGATCCTCACTCTGTTCAGGCTCTCCCTGAACGTGGGTACCACCCGCCTGATATTAAGTGAAGGCTATGCCGGGTCCGTTATTGAATCGTTTGGTGGTTTTATCGTAAGGGGAAATTTTATTATCGGGATCATTATGTTCTCGGTGCTGGTGATTATCAACTTTGTGGTGATTACCAAAGGTGCCACACGTATTGCAGAGGTGGCCGCACGATTTACACTCGATGCCATGCCGGGTAAACAGATGTCGATTGATGCCGATCTGAGCGCAGGACTGATTACCGACCAGGAGGCGAAACAGCGCCGCGAAGAAATTTCACGTGAAGCGGACTTTTACGGGGCGATGGACGGTGCGAGTAAATTTGTTCGGGGGGATGTCATTGCCGGCCTTCTCATCACATTTATCAATATTATAGGCGGCCTGATTATCGGGACCGCACAGCAGGGAATGGGCCTTGCCGAAGCGGCCGAACTTTACACGCTGCTGACCATCGGCGACGGCCTGGTATCGCAAATCCCCGCCCTTCTGATCTCCACTGCTGCCGGTATCATTGTATCGCGGGCAGCATCTGAAGGAAACCTTAGTGAAGAGATGACCGGACAGGTTCTTGGCAATCCAAAAACCGTAATGATCGGTGCCGTTTTTATCTTTTTGATTGGTGCTCTCCCCGGCCTCCCGCTGATTCCATTCTGGACGATCGGCTTCATCTTTGTTTTAATCGCATACACCAAGCACAAAACTGAGACAATTGAACAGATTGAATCGGATGAACAGCAGATAAAACAGCTTAAAGGTGATGCCGAGGCGGAAGATAAAGTAGAAGATTACCTCCTGCTCGACACGCTGGAACTGGAAATCGGCTACAGCCTGATCCCGATGGTAGAGAAGGAACAGGGCGGCGATTTGCTGGAGCGGATGACATCACTCAGAAAGCAGCTTGCGGCCGAACTCGGCATTATCATCCCGTCTATTCGAATTCGCGACAACGTTCAGCTTGATGCCAACCACTACGTGATCAAAATGCGCGGAATCGTACAAGGCGAAGGTGAACTGCTGCCGGGCTACCATCTCACGCTGCTGCCGGCCGACTTTAAGCCCGATATCCAGGGAATTGAAACCAAAGACCCGACCTTCGGCATGGATGCCATCTGGATCAGCGGAAAAAATAAGTCACAAGCGGAAAAATATGGTCTTTCTGTGATTGAAGCAGGTGCGGTTATCACCACACATTTGATGGAAGTTCTGAAGAAAAATGCCCACAAACTGGTTGATCGCCAGATGGTGCAGCGCCTGATTGACAATATTAAAGAGAATCATCCTGCACTTGTGGAAGAGCTGATTCCCGACGGATTAAAAATTGGCGACATCCAGAAGGTGCTCAAGCGGCTGCTGCGTGAGCGTGTTCCTGTAAAAGACCTGGTTACGATTCTTGAAACACTTGCTGATCACTGCCAGAAGACCAACAACACCGATGTACTGAACGAGTATTGCCGTGCAGCCCTCGCAGAAACGATTACGCGTCAGTTTGCTACCGATAGTAATGAAGTGGTGGTTGTGATGGTAGATTCAAACCTTGAATCCCACCTGATCGGCCAGGCACAGCAGGGAAGCCTCAATTCCAATACGCTGGGTCTTACACCCGATATGGTTGAGCTTCTTTATCAAAATGCGTCGAAGGTGTTCGACTCCATGATTCGCCAGGGATACGATCCCGTACTGCTCACATCACCGGTCCTCCGGTTCACCCTGTTCGAGTTTCTGGCACCAATTTTGCCAGAATTGAATGTGTTGTCATACAATGACATCAGTTCTGATGTACAGTTTAAAACGTTTGACAGAATTAAGATTCAGCAAGCCGAAATTGAACAGCCTACACCCGCATGA
- the flhB gene encoding flagellar biosynthesis protein FlhB, with amino-acid sequence MSDQKSDQEKTEEPTQRKLEKAREEGNVSVSKEVSSVMLMVVSIMVFVGSGGFMYGKLEQLFETFLINSGTALENEEHAMEYLEQAMWLGFEMMAPVLVVLMATALIVNVAQTGAAFSTKAIQPKASKINPVNGIKKIFSMKGAVELVKGFLKLFIVCIVVYYTVRNDINHFLSFVTKPMSYSIAESGTYVLMFVGRILAALFILSIADAVYQRFQHRKDLRMTKQEVKDEYKQTEGDPHVKSQRKKMGMSFRQRKRLDHAVLNSDVVVTNPTHFAVALRYDPDNSDAPVVMVKGQRLKALRIKELAKHYGIPIVENKPVAQALFATAEEDEYIPADLYKAVAEILGYVYKLKNKSKV; translated from the coding sequence ATGTCTGACCAGAAAAGCGACCAGGAAAAAACCGAGGAACCCACGCAGCGCAAGCTTGAAAAAGCTCGCGAAGAGGGGAATGTTAGCGTAAGCAAGGAGGTATCCTCCGTGATGCTGATGGTAGTTTCTATTATGGTTTTTGTGGGATCCGGCGGGTTTATGTACGGAAAGCTGGAGCAGCTCTTCGAAACTTTTTTAATCAACTCCGGCACTGCGCTTGAAAATGAAGAGCACGCCATGGAGTACCTCGAACAGGCGATGTGGCTCGGTTTTGAGATGATGGCCCCGGTCCTGGTTGTACTTATGGCAACCGCCCTTATTGTAAACGTGGCCCAGACCGGTGCTGCATTCAGCACAAAGGCAATCCAGCCGAAAGCGAGCAAGATCAACCCGGTAAACGGAATCAAAAAAATCTTCTCGATGAAGGGCGCCGTAGAGCTGGTCAAGGGATTTTTAAAGCTCTTCATCGTTTGCATCGTGGTTTATTATACGGTACGAAATGACATCAATCATTTCCTCTCATTTGTGACCAAACCGATGAGTTACAGCATTGCCGAATCGGGAACGTATGTGCTGATGTTTGTGGGGCGGATCCTGGCGGCGCTCTTTATCCTGTCTATCGCAGATGCCGTCTACCAGCGGTTTCAGCACAGAAAAGATCTGCGGATGACCAAGCAGGAAGTGAAAGATGAGTACAAGCAGACGGAGGGAGATCCGCACGTAAAAAGTCAGCGGAAAAAAATGGGGATGTCGTTCAGGCAGCGAAAACGGCTCGACCACGCCGTACTCAACTCCGATGTTGTGGTCACAAACCCTACTCACTTTGCCGTAGCCCTGAGATACGACCCGGATAATAGCGACGCTCCCGTGGTGATGGTGAAAGGGCAGCGGCTGAAAGCTCTGCGAATTAAAGAGCTCGCAAAACATTATGGCATACCAATTGTAGAGAACAAGCCGGTGGCACAGGCGCTTTTTGCCACCGCCGAGGAAGATGAGTACATCCCGGCAGATCTTTATAAAGCTGTAGCTGAAATTCTCGGCTACGTCTACAAACTGAAGAATAAATCAAAAGTATAA